One Lycium barbarum isolate Lr01 chromosome 5, ASM1917538v2, whole genome shotgun sequence genomic window carries:
- the LOC132640396 gene encoding putative serine/threonine-protein kinase-like protein CCR3 → MKLPLSITVITITIITLITSFLPFSHTLGSSSTTLAIISTTTICGIVASQPVQRIHCFSQNQSTPILPNISFSSISGGLNGLTAVKTDGSSLIFWKAYSLQPKRLFFSYSALLTTVTMGDSQICALMNSTQNVICWRDEDSKQPNGSLQFMSISSGSGFSCGILKISRMVVCWGNNSILASVIQYEFDNLSMVNIFAGGRHACGMNTTGFVICKGDNTNGQLDIPSNFAYEYYGLALGVNHTCGILRTNYTVVCWGGNGVFSSNVTKGVSFESIVAGLDFTCGLTSGNFSVICWGPAWTSNTYPSGTELPLPTILPGPCVTSTCDCGIYPQSKTLCSGNGNICRPCDISVVVPPPSPSSPVFIPVPSSPSKGLRKGLLAFVIVGSVGLIAGICTIVYCLWTGVCFGKKKIHNSVQPTIGTNNSGQVSRSSTLRRQGSRLMRRQRSGTSSIHGDRAEEFLFSELVKATDNFSLKNKIGAGSFGVVYKGKLGDGREVAIKRGETSAKMKKFLEKERAFESELAFLSRLHHKHLVRLVGYCEEMDERLLVYEFMKNGALYDHLHDKNNVEKSSSIVNSWKMRIKIALDAARGIEYLHNYAVPSIIHRDIKSSNILIDANWIARVSDFGLSLMGPETDASFSQPMRAVGTVGYIDPEYYGLNVLTAKSDVYGIGVVLLELLTGKRALFNTSGKGDAPMSVVDFAVPAIMAGELNKILDPRVGIPELREAEGVELVAYTAMHCVHLEGKHRPTMADIVSNLERALAACDDSHGSISSSPNSIISD, encoded by the coding sequence ATGAAGTTACCCCTATCCATCACCGTTATCACCATCACCATCATCACACTAATAACATCCTTCTTACCATTTTCTCATACCCTTGGTAGTTCCTCAACAACTCTCGCCATCATCTCCACCACCACTATCTGTGGCATAGTAGCTTCTCAACCTGTACAAAGAATCCATTGCTTTTCACAAAACCAATCAACACCTATACTCCCTAACATCTCCTTTAGCTCCATTTCTGGTGGACTTAATGGCTTAACCGCCGTTAAAACTGACGGTTCTTCACTTATCTTCTGGAAAGCCTATAGTTTACAACCAAAAAGACTGTTTTTCAGTTACTCAGCTTTGTTAACTACTGTTACAATGGGTGATAGTCAAATTTGCGCCTTAATGAACAGTACTCAAAATGTTATATGTTGGAGAGACGAAGACTcaaaacaaccaaacgggtcgttacagtttATGTCGATCTCATCTGGATCGGGATTTTCTtgtggaattttgaaaatttcaaGAATGGTTGTATGTTGGGGAAATAATAGTATTCTTGCTTCAGTTATCCAATATGAATTTGATAATTTATCAATGGTGAATATATTTGCTGGTGGAAGGCATGCTTGTGGAATGAATACCACTGGATTTGTTATCTGTAAAGGAGATAATACTAATGGTCAATTAGATATTCCATCTAATTTTGCTTATGAGTATTATGGATTAGCTCTTGGAGTAAATCATACTTGTGGAATTTTGAGAACTAATTATACAGTTGTTTGTTGGGGTGGAAATGGTGTATTTTCAAGTAATGTTACAAAAGGTGTTTCTTTTGAATCAATTGTTGCTGGTTTAGATTTTACTTGTGGATTAACAAGTGGCAATTTTTCAGTTATTTGTTGGGGACCTGCTTGGACTAGTAATACATATCCTTCAGGTACTGAACTTCCTTTACCAACGATTTTACCAGGCCCATGTGTTACAAGTACATGTGATTGTGGTATATATCCTCAGTCGAAAACGTTGTGTTCTGGCAATGGTAATATTTGTAGGCCTTGTGATATTTCAGTTGTAGTGCCACCACCATCACCATCATCACCAGTGTTTATTCCAGTGCCATCGTCGCCGTCTAAAGGGCTGAGAAAGGGATTATTAGCTTTTGTAATTGTTGGATCAGTTGGGCTTATTGCGGGGATTTGTACTATTGTTTATTGTTTATGGACTGGTGTTTGTTTTGGGAAGAAGAAAATTCATAATTCTGTTCAACCTACTATTGGTACTAATAATAGTGGTCAAGTTTCAAGATCTTCGACTCTAAGGCGCCAAGGGTCGAGGCTAATGAGGCGTCAAAGGAGCGGAACTTCATCTATACATGGTGACAGGGCAGAGGAGTTTTTGTTTTCGGAGCTTGTTAAAGCTACGGACAATTTCTCTTTAAAGAACAAGATTGGTGCTGGTAGCTTTGGGGTTGTTTACAAGGGAAAATTGGGTGATGGACGTGAGGTTGCAATTAAGCGCGGTGAAACAAGTGCCAAGATGAAGAAATTCCTAGAGAAAGAGAGGGCATTCGAATCGGAGTTGGCATTCTTGTCCCGACTACACCACAAACACTTGGTTAGATTAGTTGGTTATTGTGAAGAAATGGACGAAAGACTCTTGGTTTACGAGTTCATGAAAAACGGGGCGCTATATGATCATTTACATGATAAGAACAACGTGGAGAAGAGTAGTAGTATAGTGAATTCTTGGAAAATGAGGATCAAGATTGCATTAGATGCTGCTCGTGGCATCGAATACCTTCACAATTATGCAGTTCCAtctataatccacagggacatcaaGTCGTCCAACATTTTAATAGACGCAAATTGGATCGCAAGAGTTTCTGATTTTGGATTATCGTTGATGGGGCCGGAGACTGATGCCAGTTTCAGTCAGCCAATGAGGGCTGTGGGCACAGTAGGGTATATTGATCCGGAATACTACGGACTAAATGTCTTGACAGCAAAGAGTGATGTCTATGGAATCGGGGTGGTACTGTTAGAACTTTTAACCGGAAAACGAGCCCTATTCAACACTAGTGGAAAGGGCGATGCGCCAATGAGTGTAGTGGACTTTGCAGTACCGGCAATTATGGCTGGAGAATTGAACAAGATTTTGGATCCCAGAGTTGGCATCCCGGAGCTGAGGGAAGCAGAAGGAGTAGAATTGGTGGCATATACTGCAATGCATTGTGTGCATTTGGAAGGGAAACATAGACCTACCATGGCTGATATTGTTTCTAATTTAGAGAGAGCTTTGGCTGCATGTGATGATAGCCATGGAAGCATCTCTAGTAGTCCAAATTCCATTATTTCAGATTGA
- the LOC132640397 gene encoding uncharacterized protein LOC132640397, with the protein MPEIAQQVYAPRSLQIWKSLLNWLSFFFHIFLQILKGTPFVNQVLSCFGVRNSSLLSSSPQFKPLPDVELLEEEAAPLSTVALSTLQITAGSVPISVDEEHLQRLTVVLDLDETLICAYETSSLPTIICTQATEVGLKWFELECVSSEKEYDGKPKINYVTVFERPGLHEFLKQLSEFANLVLFTAGLEGYARPVVDKIDLENRFSHRLYRPSTTSTEFREHVKDLSCISEDLCRIVIVDNNPFSFLLQPLNGIPCIPFSPGQPHDDQLLEVILPLLKHLSEQKDVRPVLRERFQMPEWFQNHGIPACEFTNI; encoded by the exons ATGCCGGAGATAGCACAACAAGTGTACGCGCCTAGAAGTCTACAAATTTGGAAATCGTTACTTAACTGGCTATCCTTCTTCTTCCACATCTTCCTTCAGATCCTTAAAGGAACTCCTTTCGTAAATCAG GTACTCTCCTGCTTTGGCGTTCGCAAtagctctcttctctcttcctCTCCGCAGTTCAAACCGTTGCCTGATGTTGAGCTGCTCGAGGAGGAGGCAGCGCCTCTGTCAACCGTCGCGCTCTCGACTTTGCAAATCACAGCCGGAAGTGTTCCAATTAGTGTCGATGAGGAGCATTTACAGCGGCTCACG GTggttcttgacttagatgaaacTTTAATTTGTGCATATGAGACATCAAGTTTGCCTACCATCATTTGCACCCAGGCAACAGAGGTTGGGTTGAAGTGGTTTGAGCTGGAGTGTGTATCTTCAGAAAAG GAATATGATGGCAAACCTAAGATCAACTATGTCACAGTTTTTGAACGTCCTGGATTACACGAGTTTCTAAAACAACTTAGCGAGTTTGCTAATCTGGTCTTGTTTACTGCTGGACTTGAAG GATATGCAAGACCCGTTGTTGACAAAATTGATCTTGAAAATCGGTTTAGCCATAGACTTTATCGCCCTTCAACTACTAGCAC GGAATTCCGGGAACATGTGAAGGATCTGTCATGCATATCAGAGGATTTATGCCGGATTGTCATTGTTGATAACAACCCATTCAGTTTCTTATTACAGCCTTTAAATGGAATCCCGTGCATTCCATTTTCTCCTGGACAACCCCATGACGACCAG CTTTTGGAAGTAATCCTTCCACTTCTCAAGCATCTATCTGAGCAGAAGGATGTAAGGCCTGTGCTTCGTGAAAGGTTTCAAATGCCCGAATGGTTTCAAAACCATGGAATCCCCGCTTGTGAATTCACAAATATATGA